A single region of the Drosophila miranda strain MSH22 chromosome 2, D.miranda_PacBio2.1, whole genome shotgun sequence genome encodes:
- the LOC108155302 gene encoding ADAM 17-like protease isoform X2: protein MQKNINCGRKMFTKCISCCGFTIIYVFFACLLIENCVALQRTLRHYELFHKDDVLHRVVKRGIKHSKNPFNTIKEVEFTTLGKNFRLILHPHREVLHSKFRAYAVDADGNETVVHMDHDSFYTGRVFGELESSVRAHIEDGTMTMSIHLPDETYHIEPSWRHLPASKKDTMVAYKSSDVKLHKNEQGATPKTCGYIKEGLELEGKDKDDDALDNEIHSREKRQSDQYEYTPTKTRCPLLLVADYRFFQEMGGGNTKTTINYLISLIDRVHKIYNDTVWQDRSDQEGFKGMGFVIKKIVVHSEPTRLRGGEAHYNMIREKWDVRNLLENISRMDTRFI from the exons ATGCAGAAAAATATCAATTGCGGGCGAAAAATGTTTACAAAATGCATTAGTTGCTGTGGCTTTACGATAATCTATGTTTTTTTCGCCTGCCTTTTAATAGAAAACTGCG TTGCCTTGCAAAGGACGCTGCGCCACTACGAGCTGTTTCACAAGGACGATGTTTTGCATAGGGTGGTCAAGAGAGGTATTAAACATAGCAAAAATCCATTCAACACCATTAAGGAGGTGGAGTTCACGACACTGGGCAAAAACTTTCGACTGATTTTACATCCGCATCGCGAGGTCCTCCACAGCAAATTTCGCGCCTATGCCGTGGATGCCGATGGCAACGAGACGGTGGTCCATATGG ATCACGACAGCTTTTACACGGGTAGGGTATTTGGCGAGCTAGAGTCTTCGGTGCGCGCCCACATCGAGGACGGTACCATGACCATGTCCATCCACTTGCCGGACgaaacgtatcacattgagCCCTCGTGGCGCCACTTGCCTGCCTCAAAAAAGGACACTATGGTGGCATACAAATCGTCCGATGTGAAGCTGCATAAAAACGAGCAAGGCGCCACCCCAAAGACTTGTGGATACATCAAGGAGGGTCTGGAGCTGGAGGGCAAAGACAAGGATGACGACGCTCTGGACAATGAGATACATTCGCGCGAGAAGCGCCAGTCGGATCAGTACGAGTACACGCCCACCAAGACCCGCTGCCCGTTGCTGCTAGTGGCCGACTATCGGTTCTTCCAGGAGATGGGTGGAGGCAACACAAAGACAACCATTAACTACTTG ATCAGTCTTATAGATCGCGTGCACAAAATCTATAACGACACGGTGTGGCAGGACCGCTCCGATCAGGAGGGATTCAAGGGCATGGGCTTCGTGATCAAGAAGATTGTGGTGCACTCGGAGCCAACGCGGCTGCGGGGCGGGGAGGCCCACTACAACATGATTCGGGAGAAGTGGGATGTGCGCAATCTGCTGGAG AATATTTCAAGAATGGATACACGCTTTATCTAA
- the LOC108155306 gene encoding uncharacterized protein LOC108155306 produces the protein MEWTREKTLQLIVEYRCRRGLWDMTCDEYRKKDVKQRLLNEVGQALGGNIPTNELEKKFHTLRTQYHREINRMKRKEPYNSKWFGFKNLAFLSSPYACRSSKGRLSLKSDMQSDERSTRSNALEKLIEETTKDVDEDIIEESEQEEMEVKPKLSKEINVRYVSHVIQEDDHEALEGHHQQSLMDMHDPVEAVSFQANENGELHYQSTPTQSSAAISSNAVHVLSGRIIKIPRRDTTAVPDAEGGYYDEHHLHPPPAKRLYYDATNTSHNATISDATHNGNPVVNIRLPKVSTAGSTTKAANSSLSSPASPSLVSLSPRDEFSTYGEYVANELRAITNRENLIALKHKINTVIFEANMAEFQK, from the coding sequence ATGGAGTGGACCAGGGAGAAGACATTGCAGCTCATCGTCGAATACCGGTGTCGTCGTGGCCTGTGGGACATGACATGTGACGAATATCGCAAGAAAGATGTCAAGCAGCGTCTCTTGAACGAAGTCGGTCAGGCTCTTGGCGGGAACATACCCACAAACGAGTTGGAGAAGAAGTTCCACACCCTGCGGACTCAATATCACAGAGAAATAAATCGCATGAAACGGAAGGAGCCATACAACTCAAAGTGGTTTGGATTCAAAAATCTCGCCTTTCTCAGTTCCCCCTACGCCTGTCGATCCTCTAAGGGCCGTTTGAGTTTGAAGAGCGATATGCAATCGGACGAGCGCAGCACTCGGTCTAACGCGCTGGAGAAGCTCATTGAGGAGACGACCAAAGATGTCGATGAGGACATCATTGAGGAGTCGGAGCAAGAGGAAATGGAAGTCAAGCCGAAATTGAGCAAAGAGATAAATGTGCGGTATGTCAGCCATGTCATCCAGGAGGATGATCACGAAGCGCTCGAGGGTCATCATCAGCAGTCGCTAATGGACATGCATGATCCTGTGGAGGCGGTCAGCTTTCAGGCCAATGAAAACGGAGAGCTCCACTATCAGTCGACTCCAACGCAGAGCTCTGCCGCCATATCCAGTAACGCGGTGCACGTGCTTTCCGGTCGCATTATAAAGATACCCAGGCGCGACACCACTGCAGTGCCAGACGCAGAGGGCGGCTACTATGACGAGCATCACCTGCATCCGCCCCCAGCCAAGCGTCTCTACTACGATGCCACCAACACTTCGCACAACGCCACTATTTCGGACGCAACGCATAATGGTAATCCTGTGGTTAACATCAGACTTCCAAAAGTCAGCACCGCAGGGAGCACGACCAAGGCGGCCAATTCATCCCTCTCCAGCCCCGCCTCACCGTCGCTCGTGAGCTTATCGCCGCGCGATGAGTTCTCCACGTACGGCGAGTATGTGGCAAATGAGTTGCGTGCCATCACCAATCGGGAGAACCTCATCGCCCTCAAACACAAGATCAACACGGTAATTTTCGAAGCAAATATGGCCGAGTTCcagaaataa
- the LOC108155308 gene encoding coiled-coil domain-containing protein 12 codes for MDNNNVGRLTEESLKRKERLQKLREQVQNKGTDSSELNEKLPKPVFRSYKPQNENTIGEVLLQEPTGNIESAVETQLNLLQQPMVIDEIDISNLAPRKPDWDLKRDASKKLDRLERRTQKAIAELIRERLKMNQIEDISQAVNVAAAQAGGTSVEDEYD; via the exons ATGGACAATAACAACGTGGGCAGGCTTACGGAAGAGTCGCTAAAGCGGAAGGAGCGATTGCAGAAACTGCGGGAACAAGTCCAAAACAAAGGCACAGATTCGTCCGAACTAAATGAAAAGTTGCCCAA GCCAGTTTTCCGCAGCTACAAACCACAAAATGAAAACACCATCGGGGAAGTTCTCTTGCAGGAGCCAACGGGGAACATCGAGTCCGCCGTTGAAACGCAGCTGAATTTATTGCAACAGCCTATGGTAATCGACGAGATAGACATAAGCAACTTGGCCCCACGGAAGCCGGACTGGGACCTTAAGCGCGATGCCAGCAAAAAGTTGGATCGCCTGGAGCGCCGCACACAGAAGGCCATTGCCGAGCTCATTCGCGAGAGGCTGAAGATGAACCAGATCGAGGATATCAGTCAGGCTGTTAACGTGGCTGCAGCTCAGGCCGGCGGCACTAGTGTCGAGGACGAGTACGACTAG
- the LOC108155304 gene encoding spindle assembly abnormal protein 6 homolog, which yields MWTPGNGDSFETMDYSKSVVTIMPSVEMLVCFSHDMMRAKKACLLYAEKIDFKEMMQLRLAEKTDQRHMYITTVDSTSFHELKQDQSLNVTFAGFMDNVVRMLKDCQLGKLELHLASRDPNGSDFQLQFVEIRSFKNLIHLCLPCRSAPLNTVLYYINIMLDASYKKCFLLEQSVQQAQLELNSQQAHMDRVGAENKKLRETLAENTHRLEEKHAAELLQMQEKVAKVNEQRSNELERNRRSISSIQTQLEKAIADRSDTQIALEQADKRNKALSDELSSCKSRMCSLKEQNDKLHAETISAKKHERKLEYKIEDLKQHTVELQEHIQQGNKEKANIAAELEAEKKILHTKRQALEIASEEIAKANQIILKQNQEILGHKKTIGWRTEVALQQEKAIKEKETLLSLRENEIRQARKTIKELREEIPQQLQSMRQFANTLEKKYSKQILTLKERLSST from the exons ATGTGGACGCCAGGCAATGGGGACAGTTTCGAAACTATGGATTACAGCAAGAGCGTAGTGACCATTATGCCGAGCGTGGAAATGCTGGTCTGCTTCTCACACGACATGATGCGCGCCAAAAAGGCTTGTTTACTGTACGCTGAAAAAATTGACTTCAAGGAGATGATG CAACTCCGTTTAGCCGAGAAAACTGATCAGCGTCACATGTATATTACGACTGTGGACAGTACATCCTTTCACGAGCTGAAGCAGGATCAATCCCTGAATGTGACCTTCGCCGGGTTCATGGACAATGTGGTACGCATGCTCAAAGACTGCCAGTTGGGTAAATTGGAGCTGCACCTGGCCTCTCGGGATCCAAACGGCTCCGACTTCCAGCTGCAGTTTGTGGAAATAAGATCGTTTAAGAACCTCATACACCTGTGTTTGCCCTGCCGATCTGCACCCTTAAACACGGTCCTTTACTACATAAATATCATGCTAGATGCCTCCTACAAGAAATGCTTTTTGCTGGAGCAGAGCGTTCAGCAGGCACAGCTAGAATTAAATTCCCAGCAGGCGCACATGGACAGAGTGGGGgcggaaaacaaaaaactaagAGAGACATTGGCTGAGAATACGCACAGACTGGAGGAGAAACACGCTGCTGAGCTGCTCCAAATGCAGGAGAAAGTGGCCAAGGTGAACGAGCAGCGCAGCAACGAGCTGGAACGCAATCGCAGATCGATCTCCAGCATCCAGACACAGTTGGAGAAGGCAATCGCTGATAGATCCGACACACAGATAGCCCTAGAACAGGCCGACAAGCGCAACAAAGCATTAAGTGATGAGCTATCCAGCTGCAAGTCCCGCATGTGCAGCCTAAAAGAGCAAAACGATAAGCTCCATGCCGAAACAATCAGTGCCAAGAAGCACGAGCGCAAATTAGAGTACAAAATCGAAGACCTCAAGCAGCACACCGTTGAACTGCAGGAACACATTCAGCAGGGAAATAAGGAAAAGGCCAACATTGCCGCTGAGCTGGAAGCGGAAAAGAAGATTTTGCACACCAAGCGGCAAGCGCTGGAAATAGCATCCGAGGAGATTGCCAAGGCCAATCAGATAATCCTTAAGCAAAACCAGGAGATCCTTGGCCACAAAAAAACCATAGGCTGGCGCACAGAGGTGGCTCTCCAGCAGGAAAAGGCCATTAAGGAAAAGGAAACATTGTTGTCTCTACGCGAGAATGAGATTCGGCAAGCGCGTAAAACAATCAAAGAGCTACGCGAGGAAATCCCACAGCAACTGCAATCCATGCGACAGTTTGCCAACACCCTGGAGAAAAAGTACTCAAAAC AGATACTCACACTGAAGGAACGTTTATCATCAACGTAA
- the LOC108154060 gene encoding glycine-rich RNA-binding protein 3, mitochondrial has translation MSTAKVFVGSLPSGCKPDELRRLFSNYGAVVEADVMNRCGFVHLETSDMADAAIAALNGTLFKGVSIVVEAGRPKERSRNGAGSRVPPSVGGGSGRRSLEGQGAASNNRRDGGGSGGGRYGNEGGFNSNGNQFGPIRNETNFRQQRNAPYSKGPPPQQTSNESSQGYRNKFSVGSNGGASSGGRNGDGGRFSSNRFQHRDNNDGPGSSNANRGASQGPLGPRRNIKNSPSSNNDFLAGSSSFNNPRGGTGVGPAHSVRQDRRGFALPVEQQQMTFGVQQNRFRNGSSNRNSSGVNGADPQGRRGSYNDRGGFNARRGAANNEHNRPQRQGGASNKPGGADRHDQSAYQTEFPPLGGRQEGGRGGGTVHRNRFNGPRPGPNNMGGNRRF, from the exons atgtct ACTGCGAAAGTCTTCGTTGGCAGCCTGCCGTCTGGCTGCAAACCGGACGAGCTCAGACGCCTCTTTTCAAACTATGGAGCTGTCGTTGAGGCAGATGTTATGAATCGATGTGGATTCGTACATTTAGAGACTTCTGACATGGCCGATGCAGCCATAGCGGCCCTCAATGGAACACTGTTCAAAGGAGTTTCAATTGTGGTTGAAGCAGGCAGGCCAAAAGAAAGAAGCAGAAATGGAGCCGGCAGTCGTGTCCCGCCAAGTGTCGGTGGTGGCTCGGGACGCAGATCCTTGGAAG GTCAAGGAGCTGCATCCAACAACAGGCGCGATGGTGGTGGGAGCGGAGGTGGTAGATATGGCAATGAAGGTGGATTCAACTCGAATGGCAATCAGTTTGGGCCCATAAGGAATGAGACAAATTTTAGACAGCAGCGGAATGCACCATACAGCAAGGGACCACCACCCCAGCAGACTTCGAACGAGTCCTCTCAAGGATATAGGAACAAATTCAGTGTGGGAAGCAATGGAGGGGCTAGTAGCGGTGGTAGAAACGGTGATGGTGGTCGCTTTAGCAGCAACCGGTTTCAACACAGGGATAATAATGACGGGCCGGGATCTAGCAATGCCAATAGAGGAGCTTCCCAAGGGCCCCTTGGCCCCAGGAGGAACATCAAAAATAGTCCGTCTAGTAACAATGACTTTCTTGCTGGAAGCTCTAGCTTTAACAATCCGAGGGGGGGCACAGGTGTGGGTCCAGCGCATAGTGTAAGACAAGATCGTCGTGGTTTCGCCTTGCCAGTGGAGCAACAGCAAATGACCTTCGGTGTACAGCAAAATCGCTTTcgcaatggcagcagcaatcGCAATAGTTCAGGAGTGAACGG TGCTGATCCGCAAGGTAGACGTGGGAGCTACAATGACCGCGGTGGATTTAACGCTAGACGTGGTGCAGCCAACAATGAGCACAATAGACCACAGCGTCAAGGAGGCGCCTCCAACAAGCCCGGAGGAGCAGATCGACACGATCAGAGTGCATATCAAACAGAGTTTCCTCCGCTGGGAGGAAGGCAAGAAGGCGGCCGTGGGGGAGGGACAGTGCATCGAAACCG CTTCAACGGGCCCAGACCTGGACCAAATAATATGGGCGGAAATAGAAGATTTTGA
- the LOC108155307 gene encoding uncharacterized protein LOC108155307 isoform X1, with the protein MANSICDPFTNLPVKFDIDQLIKEFKPEVQKQDIYEAKGPRDFLHLPCKDWTILPRFEYPLEHLKTSLSCRLSKYLRCRYTKFLDNVPQNYVTIATYGSNVNRMPKPRRKTLNGQFYGVDNKLAPIPVLADPRQHHATKIKRNQLMENLSNWQGWRQQLKLGTRKINNAEKYQLRAKNVYKMH; encoded by the exons ATGGCCAATTCTATCTGCGATCCGTTTACAAATCTGCCAGTCAAATTCGATATTGATCAACTCATTAAAGAGTTCAAGCCGGAAGTGCAGAAGCAAGACATTTACGAGGCAAAGGGACCCCGGGACTTTCTTCATCTCCCGTGCAAAGATTGGACGATCTTGCCCAGATTCGAGTACCCATTGGAGCATTTGAAGACAAGTCTTTCGTGTCGCCTTAGCAAATACCTGCGTTGCCGGTATACGAAGTTCCTAGACAACGTTCCACAGAATTACGTAACCATCGCCACCTATGGATCAAACGTTAACAG AATGCCCAAGCCCAGAAGGAAGACGTTGAATGGCCAATTTTATGGGGTCGACAATAAGCTGGCGCCCATACCCGTCTTGGCAGATCCACGTCAACATCATGCCACAAAAATCAAGAGAAA CCAGCTGATGGAAAACCTATCGAATTGGCAGGGATGGAGACAACAGCTGAAGCTGGGGACCCGAAAAATCAATAATGCAGAAAAATATCAATTGCGGGCGAAAAATGTTTACAAAATGCATTAG
- the LOC108155307 gene encoding uncharacterized protein LOC108155307 isoform X2: MANSICDPFTNLPVKFDIDQLIKEFKPEVQKQDIYEAKGPRDFLHLPCKDWTILPRFEYPLEHLKTSLSCRLSKYLRCRYTKFLDNVPQNYVTIATYGSNVNRMPKPRRKTLNGQFYGVDNKLAPIPVLADPRQHHATKIKRK; this comes from the exons ATGGCCAATTCTATCTGCGATCCGTTTACAAATCTGCCAGTCAAATTCGATATTGATCAACTCATTAAAGAGTTCAAGCCGGAAGTGCAGAAGCAAGACATTTACGAGGCAAAGGGACCCCGGGACTTTCTTCATCTCCCGTGCAAAGATTGGACGATCTTGCCCAGATTCGAGTACCCATTGGAGCATTTGAAGACAAGTCTTTCGTGTCGCCTTAGCAAATACCTGCGTTGCCGGTATACGAAGTTCCTAGACAACGTTCCACAGAATTACGTAACCATCGCCACCTATGGATCAAACGTTAACAG AATGCCCAAGCCCAGAAGGAAGACGTTGAATGGCCAATTTTATGGGGTCGACAATAAGCTGGCGCCCATACCCGTCTTGGCAGATCCACGTCAACATCATGCCACAAAAATCAAGAGAAAGTAG
- the LOC108155302 gene encoding ADAM 17-like protease isoform X1, with translation MQKNINCGRKMFTKCISCCGFTIIYVFFACLLIENCVALQRTLRHYELFHKDDVLHRVVKRGIKHSKNPFNTIKEVEFTTLGKNFRLILHPHREVLHSKFRAYAVDADGNETVVHMDHDSFYTGRVFGELESSVRAHIEDGTMTMSIHLPDETYHIEPSWRHLPASKKDTMVAYKSSDVKLHKNEQGATPKTCGYIKEGLELEGKDKDDDALDNEIHSREKRQSDQYEYTPTKTRCPLLLVADYRFFQEMGGGNTKTTINYLISLIDRVHKIYNDTVWQDRSDQEGFKGMGFVIKKIVVHSEPTRLRGGEAHYNMIREKWDVRNLLEVFSREYSHKDFCLAHLFTDLKFEGGILGLAYVGSPRRNSVGGICTPEYFKNGYTLYLNSGLSSSRNHYGQRVITREADLVTAHEFGHNWGSEHDPDIPECSPSASQGGSFLMYTYSVSGYDVNNKKFSPCSLRSIRKVLQAKSGRCFSEPEESFCGNLRVEGDEQCDAGLLGTEDNDSCCDKNCKLRRNQGAMCSDKNSPCCQNCQFMASGMKCREAQYATCEQEARCTGAHAECPKSPAMADGTICQERGQCRNGKCVPYCETQGLQSCMCDIIVDACKRCCRMSINETCFPVEPPDVLPDGTPCITGFCNKGVCEKTIQDVVERFWDIIEEINVAKTLRFLKDNIVMAVVLVTSVFWIPISCVISYFDRKKLRHEMKLIEWSQKLDLIHPSDERRRVIHIRVPRQKISVARACN, from the exons ATGCAGAAAAATATCAATTGCGGGCGAAAAATGTTTACAAAATGCATTAGTTGCTGTGGCTTTACGATAATCTATGTTTTTTTCGCCTGCCTTTTAATAGAAAACTGCG TTGCCTTGCAAAGGACGCTGCGCCACTACGAGCTGTTTCACAAGGACGATGTTTTGCATAGGGTGGTCAAGAGAGGTATTAAACATAGCAAAAATCCATTCAACACCATTAAGGAGGTGGAGTTCACGACACTGGGCAAAAACTTTCGACTGATTTTACATCCGCATCGCGAGGTCCTCCACAGCAAATTTCGCGCCTATGCCGTGGATGCCGATGGCAACGAGACGGTGGTCCATATGG ATCACGACAGCTTTTACACGGGTAGGGTATTTGGCGAGCTAGAGTCTTCGGTGCGCGCCCACATCGAGGACGGTACCATGACCATGTCCATCCACTTGCCGGACgaaacgtatcacattgagCCCTCGTGGCGCCACTTGCCTGCCTCAAAAAAGGACACTATGGTGGCATACAAATCGTCCGATGTGAAGCTGCATAAAAACGAGCAAGGCGCCACCCCAAAGACTTGTGGATACATCAAGGAGGGTCTGGAGCTGGAGGGCAAAGACAAGGATGACGACGCTCTGGACAATGAGATACATTCGCGCGAGAAGCGCCAGTCGGATCAGTACGAGTACACGCCCACCAAGACCCGCTGCCCGTTGCTGCTAGTGGCCGACTATCGGTTCTTCCAGGAGATGGGTGGAGGCAACACAAAGACAACCATTAACTACTTG ATCAGTCTTATAGATCGCGTGCACAAAATCTATAACGACACGGTGTGGCAGGACCGCTCCGATCAGGAGGGATTCAAGGGCATGGGCTTCGTGATCAAGAAGATTGTGGTGCACTCGGAGCCAACGCGGCTGCGGGGCGGGGAGGCCCACTACAACATGATTCGGGAGAAGTGGGATGTGCGCAATCTGCTGGAG GTCTTCTCCCGGGAGTACAGCCACAAAGACTTTTGCTTAGCTCATCTCTTTACCGATCTGAAATTCGAAGGCGGCATTTTAGGTTTGGCTTACGTTGGCTCCCCGCGTCGCAACTCCGTTGGCGGCATTTGCACTCCAG AATATTTCAAGAATGGATACACGCTTTATCTAAACTCGGGCCTGAGCAGCTCGCGCAACCACTACGGCCAGCGGGTGATCACACGCGAGGCCGATCTGGTCACGGCCCATGAGTTCGGACACAACTGGGGCTCCGAGCATGACCCAGACATACCGGAGTGCTCGCCCAGCGCCTCGCAGGGCGGCAGCTTTCTCATGTACACCTACTCGGTCAGCGGCTACGACGTGAATAACAAG AAATTCTCACCCTGCTCGCTTCGGTCCATACGCAAAGTGTTGCAGGCCAAGTCTGGTCGCTGCTTCTCAGAGCCGGAGGAGTCATTCTGCGGAAATTTGCGCGTGGAGGGCGACGAGCAGTGCGATGCGGGGCTGCTGGGCACCGAGGACAATGACTCGTGCTGCGACAAGAACTGCAAGCTCCGTCGCAACCAGGGCGCCATGTGCAGCGACAAGAACTCGCCCTGCTGCCAGAACTGCCAGTTCATGGCCTCGGGCATGAAGTGCCGGGAGGCGCAGTACGCCACCTGCGAGCAGGAGGCGCGGTGTACGGGCGCCCATGCCGAGTGCCCCAAGTCGCCGGCCATGGCGGATGGCACCATCTGCCAGGAGCGGGGACAGTGCCGCAACGGCAAGTGCGTGCCCTATTGCGAGACGCAGGGCCTGCAGAGCTGTATGTGTGATATCATTGTGGATGCCTGCAAGCGCTGCTGCCGCATGAGCATCAATGAGACATGCTTTCCGGTGGAACCGCCCGATGTGCTGCCCGATGGCACGCCCTGCATAACTGGATTCTGCAATAAG GGCGTGTGCGAGAAGACCATACAGGATGTGGTCGAGCGCTTTTGGGACATCATCGAGGAGATCAATGTTGCCAAAACCCTGCGATTTCTCAAGGACAACATTGTCA TGGCCGTTGTGCTGGTCACCTCAGTCTTTTGGATACCCATCAGCTGTGTCATTTCATACTTCGATCGGAAGAAGCTCCGCCACGAAATGAAGCTCATCGAGTGGAGCCAGAAACTGGATCTCATACATCCCAGCGATGAGAGGCGTCGTGTCATACACATACG CGTGCCGCGCCAGAAAATCTCTGTGGCGCGAGCCTGTAACTAG
- the LOC108155307 gene encoding uncharacterized protein LOC108155307 isoform X3: MANSICDPFTNLPVKFDIDQLIKEFKPEVQKQDIYEAKGPRDFLHLPCKDWTILPRFEYPLEHLKTSLSCRLSKYLRCRYTKFLDNVPQNYVTIATYGSNVNRMPKPRRKTLNGQFYGVDNKLAPIPVLADPRQHHATKIKRN; the protein is encoded by the exons ATGGCCAATTCTATCTGCGATCCGTTTACAAATCTGCCAGTCAAATTCGATATTGATCAACTCATTAAAGAGTTCAAGCCGGAAGTGCAGAAGCAAGACATTTACGAGGCAAAGGGACCCCGGGACTTTCTTCATCTCCCGTGCAAAGATTGGACGATCTTGCCCAGATTCGAGTACCCATTGGAGCATTTGAAGACAAGTCTTTCGTGTCGCCTTAGCAAATACCTGCGTTGCCGGTATACGAAGTTCCTAGACAACGTTCCACAGAATTACGTAACCATCGCCACCTATGGATCAAACGTTAACAG AATGCCCAAGCCCAGAAGGAAGACGTTGAATGGCCAATTTTATGGGGTCGACAATAAGCTGGCGCCCATACCCGTCTTGGCAGATCCACGTCAACATCATGCCACAAAAATCAAGAGAAA CTGA
- the LOC108155309 gene encoding nucleoplasmin-like protein — MESESFYGVILSEKHPIAQFDVPDIPEEYVVHSHKLIIKQISLGYEAKTGEFNVVQAETNVNDDGEKKTVKIPIAVLKAGETRSLHPNVEFPNGTVTFKLVQGTGPVYVCGKAEMNFGEFDDGQMYEEYSDDEEDSDGDFDEDAVPQTNGKSKITKK, encoded by the exons ATGGAGTCCGAATCTTTTTATG GTGTTATACTCAGCGAGAAACACCCAATCGCACAGTTCGATGTACCCGATATTCCAGAGGAGTACGTCGTCCACTCACACAAATTGATAATAAAACAGATCTCCCTCGGATACGAAGCGAAGACGGGGGAATTTAATGTTGTACAG GCGGAGACAAACGTGAACGATGATGGTGAGAAAAAGACTGTGAAGATTCCGATAGCAGTTCTGAAGGCCGGTGAAACGCGCAGCCTGCACCCAAATGTGGAGTTCCCCAATGGAACAGTCACTTTCAAACTGGTGCAGGGCACTGGGCCGGTCTATGTCTGCGGCAAG GCCGAGATGAACTTTGGCGAGTTCGACGACGGGCAGATGTATGAGGAGTACTCCGACGACGAAGAGGACAGCGATGGGGACTTCGACGAGGACGCTGTGCCGCAGACAAACGGCAAGAGCAAAATTACAAAGAAGTAA